AGGGCCGGATCGCGGCCGGCGGCCGTGGTTGTCATAGGGAGAGCTCCTTCTGATCGTCAGAGAAGTGGTCGGAGGCCGGCCGCCACGGGGGATCGTCGACCAGGCCGAGGAATCGAGGGATGTCGAGAGGCTTCGTGACGAACGCTGCCGCACCCGACTCGATCAGCCGTCGGCGTACACGAGGTGAAGCATCGGCGGACACGACGACCACGGGGATATGAGATGTGCGGCGGTCGACGAGGAGCCGACGAAGGACCTCCTCTCCCCCCATGTCGGGGAGGTCGAGGTCGAGGAGTACGAGGTCGGGCAGCGCATCACGAGCCAGATCCAACCCTGCTAGGCCGCGTGTGGCCGTCAGCAGCGTCACGCCGGCGCGGGCGCCGAGCGCTTCCTCGACGAGTTCCAGGTTGGCAGGGTTGTCTTCTACGTAGACGACCGTCATCGGCGACGTCTCGTCGTCCAGCCGGGGGTAGGTACGTCGGGCCCGGATCGCGCCGTCCGGTGGTCGATGGTGTCTCGTCTCGGCGGCCGGGAGGTTCAAATGATGGGCTCCCCCTCCGGC
Above is a genomic segment from Actinomycetota bacterium containing:
- a CDS encoding response regulator — encoded protein: MASDEPAHPEAHAVASCPTLVLEAVEVEPVVRSVLTAAGASPDQTGVQLLVAAGAERTSVMADERALSRVLTLLVQRGMQRSAGGGHIRVSWLKPSESRVSIVVCDGAATAPEEFPQADRLAESMGGEVVVWVHPAGGGAHHLNLPAAETRHHRPPDGAIRARRTYPRLDDETSPMTVVYVEDNPANLELVEEALGARAGVTLLTATRGLAGLDLARDALPDLVLLDLDLPDMGGEEVLRRLLVDRRTSHIPVVVVSADASPRVRRRLIESGAAAFVTKPLDIPRFLGLVDDPPWRPASDHFSDDQKELSL